The nucleotide sequence GATTTATAAGTGCAGATTCCCATGTGGGAATTTGTATTCCTTTATAACCCAAATCTGCAGCCCATTGGCACAGCCCATCTAAGCTATTAAATGGAGCTTTAGAATCCATAAACTGAGCTAAATAAACAGCTGGTCCTTTAATAGTTTTCATTAGTTAGTTTTTTTGAAGGTTAATTGTCTATGCTTATCCAAACATTTCCTTTTTTGTGGCTTTCTACGGCTTTTTCGATAAAATTCATACCTCGTAAACCATCAGTAATCGTTGGATATTCACCATCAAATCCATCTTCACCTAAAATTGCTTTAGCCACTCCATGATAGATATTTCCCATGGAATCAAAAATTCCTTCAGGATGGCCCGGTGGCAATTTTGTTCCGCTTAAAGAAAATTCACTGTTATAGGCATGTCCTGGTTTGAGTACCTGTAAAGGTTTATTTTCTTCTAATAAATAAAGATAATTAGGATTTTCCTGTTCCCATTTTAATCCGGCTTTATCTCCGTAAATTTTTACCGTAAAATTATTTTCTTCGCCTGTAGCAATTTGGCTGGCTCTAAGTACTCCTTTTACCTGATTATCCATGCGGAGTAAAACCGTTCCATCAATGTCCATCTCATTATCTTTATAAAGATAATTAAGGTCGGCAAGAATTTTTTTGACTTCCATACCGGTAACATACTCGATCATATCGTAAGCGTGCGTACCAATATCCCCAAGGCAACAACTAATGCCAGATTTCTCGGGATCTAATCTCCAAATACTGTTTCGTTGTTCTTTATCATGAATTATTGGGTTAATCCATCCTTGGTAATATTGAACATCTATTTTCTGAATGTTACCAAGTTTCCCAGAAGTAATCATTTCTCGCATCTGGCGAACCATTGGATATCCCGTATACGTATAAGTTACCGCAAATACTTTTCCTGTTTTATCTGAAGTTTCTTTTAGAATTTTAGCTTCTTCTAAAGTAGTTGTCAGTGGTTTTTCGCAAATCACATGAAAACCATTTTCCAGCAGCTGTTTTGCCATAGGAAAATGAAGGAAATTAGGAGTTAAAACAGAAACAACTTTAACCCTTTCTTCTTCCGGAAGGTTATTTTCTTTTTCTATAAACTCGTCTAGAGATTTGTAAACTCTACCAGTATTGATTCCTATATCTTCTGCAAACTTTATGCTCTCGTTGAAATCG is from Zunongwangia endophytica and encodes:
- a CDS encoding Gfo/Idh/MocA family protein, coding for MGKKIKLGILGGGNNSLIGVLHRVASSMFDKFELVGGVFNTDFNESIKFAEDIGINTGRVYKSLDEFIEKENNLPEEERVKVVSVLTPNFLHFPMAKQLLENGFHVICEKPLTTTLEEAKILKETSDKTGKVFAVTYTYTGYPMVRQMREMITSGKLGNIQKIDVQYYQGWINPIIHDKEQRNSIWRLDPEKSGISCCLGDIGTHAYDMIEYVTGMEVKKILADLNYLYKDNEMDIDGTVLLRMDNQVKGVLRASQIATGEENNFTVKIYGDKAGLKWEQENPNYLYLLEENKPLQVLKPGHAYNSEFSLSGTKLPPGHPEGIFDSMGNIYHGVAKAILGEDGFDGEYPTITDGLRGMNFIEKAVESHKKGNVWISIDN